CCCCGACGGGCCGGTAGAAGGCGTCTATTACATCGACACCGGTGACTGCGAGCTGATCGCGGACCAGGACAACTCCAACGGCTGGCTGTTGCGGATCAATGGTGTGATGAGCTCGCACATCGATCTGGCCGATCCCTTGTTCCTTGACTTCGAGTACATGCGCTGGATCTCGGCCCTGGTGGAATCCCGCTGGGCCCGGGATTCCCGGCCCAAACTGCGTGCCCTGCACCTTGGCGGCGGAGCGTGCTCGCTGGCGCGCTACTTCCACGCCGCCTACCCGGACGCGCGCCAGGTGGTGGTGGAGCTCGACGGCAAACTGGCCGGGTATGTCCGGGGCTGGTTCGACCTGCCGAAGGCCCCGCTGATGCGACTCCGGGTGGGGGAGGCCCGCGCGGTTACCGAAAGCCTGACGCCGCAGACCCGGGACCTGATCATCAGGGACGTTTTCGCCGGCTCGCTGACGCCGCGCCCACTTACTACCAGGGAGTTCAACGAGTACGCCCGGGGCGTCCTGGCACCCGGTGGGATGTACGTGGTCAACTCGGGTGACGCGCCGGACCTTCGGAATGCCCGCGAGGACGCGGCGACGATCGCTGACGCTTTTAAGTACACAGTGATCATCGCCGATCCGGCCATGCTTAAGGGCAGGCGCTTCGGGAATATGATCATGGCCGGAAGCGATGTGCCGTTCGACGACGATCCCGGGCTGGCTCGACGCCTGCTGGGCGGCGGGGTGCCTGCCCATATCTGGAACGACGCCAAGGTTCGGGCGTTTGCCGCCGGCGCGTCAGTCCGTCACGACCCTCCGGCCGCGGACCCGCCGTCGCAGGCTGCTTCTTAGCGGTCCTGCTGCGGCGGGGACGGCGCGGCGCCTACGGGGCCGCGGGCGACATCCGTCCCCGGCCCATCAGCGACTCATGGTGCGCTGTCGTCTGCTCCCGAAGCGCCTGCACCACGGCGGCGACGGCGGGCCGGCGCATGGAGTCAGGCCGCAGCACCATCCAGTACGGCAGCAGTTCGGCGAACTGCGCCGGCAGCAGGCGGACCAGGTCCGGGTGCAGGTCGGCCGCAAAACAGGGCAGGAAGCCGATGCCGGCACCGGCACGGGTCGCCTCCACGTGGACAAAGACGTTGGTGGAGCTCAGCCCGTCCCGCATGGTCGGCACCAGCCGCCGCGGTGCGTCAAGATCGTCCACCTGGAGCATGGAATCGACGAAATACACCAGTGAATGGGCGGTCAGTTCCTCGATAGTTGTGGGCGTGCCGTATTCAGCGAGGTAGCCGCGGGAGGCGTACATGCCGAGCATGTACTCACCCAGCCTGGCGGCCGCGGCCCGGTGCACCTGCGGTTCGCCCACCACGACTTCGATGTCCAGCCCGGAACGCTGCTGGAGTGCCCGCCGGGTCACTGTGATGATCTCGACGCTGAGTCCCGGATGGTCCCGGCGCAGCCTCGCCACGGCCGGGGCCGCAATGTAAGCGCTGAAGCCGTCAGTCGCGGTCATCCGGACGACGCCTGTGATCGGGTCCGGGGCCCGTCCCGGCTGTTCGAGTGTGCGGATCGCAGCCTCCACCCGCTCGGCGACCTGCACTGCTTCCGCACCCAGATCCGTCAGCTCCCAGCCGCCGGAGGCACGCGAGAGCACCCGCCCGCCCAAAGCCTTCTCCAGGGCAGCGATCCGGCGCGAGACCGTCGTATGGTTCAGCCCGAGGGCTTGGGCTGCAGTGGTGAACTTCGCGGAGCGGGAGACGGCTAGGAGCACCAGCAAGTCGTCAGGGTTTGCATTCATATCTGCAATTCTGCACATAAGACGTGCTTGTTTGACCATTGAATCGCCCACTTTGTGCGGCAATACTCAGTGAAGCTGCTCAGTGACGTGCCTCGCGCCTCCTCTGGGCCGTTGACGACCGCGAAACTGAGGAGTGCAGACATGGAGAGCAGCTTGAACGGGCGCAAAGCGCTGGTGACCGGCGGAGCCGGCGGAATCGGAGCCGCCAGCGTCCGCGCCCTCGCAGCACGCGGTGCGAAAGTGGTGATCGCGGATCTGGATGAGGCCGGCGCAGCAGCGCTCGCCGACGAGGTGGGCGGCACCTCCTGGGCGGTCAATCTGCTCGACGTCGAGGCGCTTGAGACCGTCAGCCTGGACTGCGACATCCTTGTCAACAACGCCGGCATCCAGCGGATCAGCCCGATTGAGGACTTCGACCCGGCAGACTTCCGGCGCATCATCACGTTGATGCTGGAGGCGCCCTTCCTGCTGATCCGGGCAGCGCTGCCGCACATGTACGCGAACAACTTCGGCCGGATCATCAACCTGTCGTCAGTGCACGGGCTCCGCGCCTCGCCGTTCAAGAGTGCCTACGTCTCCGCCAAACACGGTCTCGAAGGCCTGAGCAAGGTCACCGCGCTCGAAGGCGGCCAGCATGGCGTCACTTCCAACTGCATCAACCCCGGCTATGTCCGGACGCCGCTGGTCGAGTCCCAGATTGCAGACCAGGCCAAGGTGCACGGGATCCCGGAGTCCGAGGTCCTCGCCAACATCATGCTGACCGAGGCCGCCATCAAGCGGCTGGTGGAACCGGAGGAGGTCGCCTCCCTCGTCGCTTGGCTGTCCTCCGACGGCGCCGGTATGGTCACCGGAGCGAGCTACACGATGGACGGCGGCTGGTCGGCCCGCTAGACGATATGAAGTGTGGTGGGGCGCGCCGGACGTAGCGACTGGAACCTCGGGTTCAAAGAGGTTCGTGGGTTGTCGGTCCGGGTCCTTCCGCACGTGGGTGCGGGGGGTGTGGACTGGCAGAGCCACATTTGAACGTCTGGAGGTTCCAACCATGAATAAGCGTACTTACGTCGGTTTGGATGTCCATGCACGCAGCGTCAAAGGCTGCGCGATCGACCGTGAAACGGGCGAGATCCTGAGGCAGAGCCTTGCCGCGAACGATGCGGGGATCGCCGAGTGGGTTTCCGGGCTGCCGGAGCCGGTCCTCGTTGTCTATGAGGCAGGCCCCACCGGATTCGGGTTGGCCCGGCTACTGGTCAGTGCAGGGGTCGAATGCCTGGTCGCGGCGCCGTCCAAGCTCCAGCGGCCGTCCGGGGACCGGGTGAAGACCGATGCCCGCGATGCCGAACATCTGGCCCGGTTGGCCCTGCTCGGACAGATCACGCCCGTGCGGGTTCCTGGCCGTGCGGATGAAGCGGCGCGGGACCTGGTCCGGGCCCGCGAGGACGTCCGTACGGATCTGATGAGGGCCAGGCACCGGATCTCGAAGCTCCTGTTGCGCCACGGTCTGGTCTACTCCGGCGGCCATGCCTGGACCGATGCCCACCACACCTGGCTGCACCGGCAACGATTCGATGATCCGTCCCTGCAGGCCGCTTACGAGGCCAGCCTGGAGGCCGCGGAGCTGACGCTGGACCGCAGGAACCGTTTGGATGCGAAGATCACGGCCCTCGCGGCCACCGACCGCTATGCACCCGTGGTCCGTGCGCTGATGTGTCTGCGCGGGATCTCGGTGCTCACCGCCTTCGGCCTGGCAGTGGAGATCGGTGATTGGACCCGCTTCACTGGCAGCACCATCGGCGCCTATCTGGGCCTGGTGCCCTCCGAACATTCCTCTGGTGCTTCACGGTCCCAAGGCGGCATCACTAAAACAGGAAACACCCATGCCCGCCGCCTGCTCGTCGAGGCCGCTTGGCATCACCGCCGTCCATATGCCAACGCAAGCCGTGACATGCGTGCCCGCTGGGACGCAGCCGATGAGGCCTCCCGGGTCCGCGGACATCAAGGCAACCACCGCCTGCACCGCAAGTGGGACCAGTTCGAAGCCCGTCACAAACGGCGCGTCATCGCCAACGTCGCTGTCGCACGGGAACTGGCTGGCTGGTGCTGGTCTCTCGCGGCCGCGGTCCAACAGGAGCAGCCATGGACGGATGAATAGACGTGTGCCGTTCCCGGCTCCGTCCGGAGGCTCGGCAGCGTGGAGGAGACCCGCGATACACCTATGGGCAACCGGTAAATTACGGTGACGCCCGACATTGCTAGACCAGCGGCACCCCTCCAGCCGAACACCTCGTCCTGCGGTAGCCAACCCGCGAATATCAGTCTGACAGCGCCGTCGACCACGACGCGCCGGCCGCCGGACCAAGCAGGGGAACGAACACAAAAGAGCGGTCCAAGACATCCAATCTTGGACCGCTCACCCTTGCCCTCTTGACATGGACTACCTACATATCAGTTGTACTCAGCCAGCAGGTTGGTTACATCTGCTGATGGGTGGTCGTCCTCCGAGGGCTGCGTGGTTTCGGCGGTGGTTGTAGAAGTCTAGCCAGCCGGTGAGGGCCTGGGTGCGATGGTTGCTGGAGTCGAAGGCGTCCTTGTAGGCCCAGCCTTCCTGGAGGGTGCGGTTGAACCGTTCGGCTTTGCCGTTTTGCCAGGGGCTGCGGGGTTTGGTGCGCCGGTGTTTGGCGCCGAGGTCAGCCATTACCTTGGCAAAGGCAGCGGACCGGATGTAGGCCAGGGCGTTGTCCGTCATGACCTCTTGCACGGGGGCTCCGTTGGCGGCCATGAACGCTGCGGCGTTGGCCAGGAACGCCGCGCAGGTGGGGCCCTTCTCATCCGGGAGAACCTCGACGTACGCCAGGCGGGAGTGGTCATCGACGGCCACGTGGACGTAGTCATAGCCCAGGCCGCGGCCTCTGACGGCTTCGGATCGGCCGTGGACCCTCCAGCCGCCGCCGTCCGGGATTTTCCCGAGCTTCTTCACGTCGATATGCAGCAGTTCTCCGGCGGTGTCGCGTTCGTAGCGGTGGTCGGTGGCCCGGCCGGCGCGGATGCGTTCGCCGCTGATCGGGTCCAGTTCCCATAACCGGGGCAGCCCGGCCCGGGCGATGATCCGGGAGACCGTGCGGGCCGGGACCTGGCACCGTTCACCCAGCTCGACCGGACCCTCGCGGTGCTTTACCCGCGCCTCGAGGACCTCGTCGATTTTCGCCGCGGGGGTGGCGTGCGGGCAGGAACGCGGGCGTGACGAGCGATCCTCCATCCCGTCCGAGCCGTGCTCCAGATATCGCCGGAACCACCGGTGGGCGCAGGTCCGCGAAACACCCATTTCCTTCGCCACGTGGGCCACGGGACGGCCCTGAAGAACACGCTGGACAAGGATGCTTCTACCGGCAGGAGTCAGACGGGCATTACGGTGGACCATGAAGACCTCTTAGTCGTTCGGTGAGTGTGGTAACCACCAACCTAAGAGGTCTTCACCCTTTCACCGTGTAACCAACGTCCTGGCTGAGTACAGCTAGTGCGCAGCCGACGGGTCCTCGCCGGTGTCGCTGTCCGGTCGCGGCGTGGCCGGTTCTGTGGAGCGGCGGATGTAGTCGTTGACGGCGTCCTCGGGAACCCGGAAGGACCGGCCCACCCGCACCGCCGCGATGGCATGTGACTTCACCAGCCGGTACACGGTCATTTTGGAGACCCGCATGGCCGCCGCGACTTCCGCGATGGTCAGGAAGTGCGAGGACACGTTCGCTGCGCTCATTTCTTCTGGCCTGTCCACTAGTCGGGGCTCTGGAGTTGGCGGTAATCGTAGAAGACCACGTCATCGGGGGAATTGCCGGTTGTCCGGAGGCCCACGTAGGGAGCCTCGATGACAGCCACTTTGCCCAGGTGCCGGCCGTTGAAGGGATCATCGCCAATCAGGACCTGTCCCACCCGGAACGGAATCCGTGGAGTTCCTGCCCGGCCCACTTTTCCGGAGAGAAAACCGGCCATGGTGCGTCTTTGGCGTTGTGTGTGTGGAGATGCGGGGAAAACCATCTGAACCACTCCCTCGGTAGGCGTGCCATTCGGAGATACGGCGAGCCCGGGCCGGCCGCGGCAGGGCTCCCCAGCCAGCGTTCCGGCCGGTCCGGTGCCGCCGTGCAGCCAATGTAACCTTCAGTCCCTTTCGTCACACGAGTAACTTCTACCCCTACCGAAGCTGGCACCACTTGGGTTGCAGCGCCGACTACTTGTCAACCGCAATGCCGGGAGCCGGCCCGGGATCCCGGCGGGCAGCTCACTGGATGTCCGGCATACCAGACACTGCAGCGGGCTTGGGCTGTGCGGGGCGCCCTCCCGGGGGCATGCTTAAGTACGGGATACCGGACACCGTGCAACGTAAATGAGGATCCATGCCAGCCCCCACCAGCACCACAACAGCCAGCGCCGCACCGGCCAGCGACACCACCTCGAAGTCGGTCTCCAAGGTTCCGGCCGCGGAAAACACCCTCCGCATCCTCAAGCTGCTCGCCTCCAGGCGGGGGCCGATGGCGGCCTCAAACATAGCCACCGCGTTGGGCCTGCCGCGCTCCAGCGTCTACCACCTGCTGGGTGTGATGGAGGCCAATGGCTTTGTGATGCATCTGCATGAGGAGCAGCGCTACGGGCTGGGCATCAGTGCCTTCGAACTCAGTTCGGCGTATTCGCGGCAGGAGCCGCTGTCCCGGTTAGGCCGGCCGATGCTCGCCTCGCTGGTGGACGTGATCGGCGAGAGTGCGCACCTGGCCGTGTTGCACGGCCGCGATGTGCTCTACATCGTCGAGGAACGGGCGAAGAACCGCCCGTCGCTGGTGACCGACGTCGGGGTCCGGCTGCCGAGCCACCTCACCGCGAGCGGGCGCGCCATTCTCGCAGCGCTGCCCAAGTCCCAGGTCCGGGCGCTGTACCCGAACGCCGCGGCCTTCAGCGCCCGGCACGAGACGGAATCGCCCATCATGAAGTACTCGGCACTGTCCTCGCATCTGGACCAGGTCCGGCAGCGCGGCTACGCCACCGAGCACGGGGAAGTCACACCGGACTTCGGTTCGATCGCCGCCGCGGTCACCGACCACGTGGGCTGGCCGACGGCCGCCGTTGCCGTGACGTTCCTGGAGGACAAACTGCCGGCGGACCAGTGGCCGGCCCTGGCCGCCAGGGTGCGGAAGGTCGCGGACGAGCTCTCAGTCCGGATCCACGGCCGCCCCGGCCCAACTAGCTCGCAGTAGGTGTCGTTTTGAGCGCCCAAAACGACAATAACTGCGAGCTAGTTGGGTCTGGGATCCCGGACAGCTCCCGCTGATACCCCCTGTTTCCGGGGCTCCGGACAAGCTTTAGTTGATACAGAACCTCATCCCCAAACCAGCAACAGAACAAAGGAGCCCCTGATGGCACCCGCCGATTTCACCACCGGTGCCCGCCCGGTCAAAGCAGCCCGCGGCACCGAGCTCACCGCCAAGTCCTGGCAGACCGAAGCCCCGCTGCGCATGCTGATGAACAACCTGGACCCCGAGGTGGCCGAACGCCCGGACGACCTCGTAGTTTACGGCGGTACCGGCCGCGCCGTCCGCTCCTGGGCCGCGTTCGACGCCATCACCCGCACCCTGGAAACCATGGAAAAGGACGAGACTTTGCTGGTCCAGTCCGGCAAGCCGGTCGGCGTTTTCCGCACCAACGAATGGGCCCCGCGCGTGCTGCTGGCCAACTCCAACCTCGTCGGTGACTGGGCCACCTGGCCCGAATTCCGCCGGCTCGAGGCCGAGGGCCTGATGATGTACGGCCAGATGACCGCCGGATCCTGGATTTACATCGGCACCCAGGGCATCCTGCAGGGCACCTTCGAGACCTTCGCGGCGATCGCCCGCAAGCTCACCGGGGACGAGGACGGCACCCTCGCCGGCACCCTGACCCTCACCGGCGGCTGCGGCGGCATGGGCGGCGCGCAGCCGCTCGCCGTCACCCTGAACGACGGCGCCTGCCTGATTGTCGACGTCGACGAAAGCCACCTCCGACGCCGGGCCGGCAGGCGCTACCTCGACGAGGTGGAAACCGACCTCGACGCCGCGATCGCCAAGGTGCTCAAAGCCAAGGAGGAACGCCGCGGCTGGTCCGTCGGCTACGTCGGCAACGCCGCCGAGGTCTTTCCGGAGCTCCTGCGCCGCCAACGTGCCGGCGAGCTCACGGTCGACATCGTCACGGACCAGACCTCCGCCCATGACCCCCTGAGCTACCTGCCCGAGGGTGTCACGGTGGAGGAATGGCACCGCGAGGCCGCGGCCGACCCGGAAGGCTTCACCAAAAAGGCCCAAGTCTCGATGGCCAGGCACGTGGCGGCCATGGTCGAATTCCAGGACGCCGGCGCCGAGGTCTTCGACTACGGCAACTCCATCCGCGACGAGGCCCGCAAGGGCGGCTACAACCGGGCCTTCGAATTCCCCGGCTTCGTCCCGGCCTACATCCGGCCGCTGTTCTGCGAGGGCCTTGGCCCCTTCCGCTGGGTGGCGCTCTCCGGCGACCCCGAGGACATTGCGGTCACGGATGCGGCCATCAAGGAACTCTTCCCGGAGAACAAGCACCTGCACCGCTGGATCGACGCGGCGCAGGAACGGGTCGAATTCGAGGGCCTGCCGGCGCGCATTTGCTGGCTGGGCTACGGCGACCGCGCCAAGGCTGGGCTGCTGTTCAACCAACTGGTCAAAGAGGGCAAGGTCAAGGCGCCGATTGTGATCGGGCGCGACCACCTCGACTCCGGCTCCGTCGCCTCCCCGTACCGCGAGACCGAGGCGATGGCCGACGGCTCCGACGCGATCGCCGACTGGCCGTTGCTGAACGCCCTGCTCAACACCGCCTCCGGTGCCACCTGGGTCTCCATCCACCACGGCGGCGGCGTTGGCATCGGCCGCTCCATCCACGCGGGGCAGGTTTCCGTCGCGGACGGCACGGACCTCGCCGCGCAGAAGCTCGAACGCCTGCTCACCAACGACCCCGGGATGGGCGTGATCCGCCACGTCGATGCCGGCTACGACCGCGCCGTCGAGGTTGCCGCCGAGCGCGGCGTCCGCATCCCGATGAACGAAGGAACCACAAAGTGACGATCCTCCCCACGAACTCCCGAACCTCGCAAGTCTCCACCCACGAACCACTCACCGTCACCCTCGGCTCCAGCGGTGTCACCCCCGAGGATGTTGTCGCCGTCGCCCGCCACGGCGCCCACGTGGTGATCTCCCGGGAAGCCCTCGACGCCGTCGCCAAGGTCCGCGCCCACATCGACAACCTCGCGCACAGCGGAACTCCGGCCTATGGCATCTCTACCGGCTTCGGCGCCCTGGCCAACCGGCACATCCCGAACGAGCTGCGCACCCAGCTGCAGAAGTCGCTGATCCGCAGCCACGCCGCCGGTATGGGCCCGGCCGTAGAGCGGGAGGTGGTGCGCGGCATTATGTTCCTGCGCGCCAAGACCCTCGCCTCCGGCCGGACGGGCGTTCGCCCCGTGGTGCTGCAGACCATGGTGGATGTGCTGAACGCCAGCATTACCCCGGTGGTCCGCGAATTCGGCTCCCTTGGCTGCTCGGGTGACCTTGCGCCGCTCTCGCACTGCGCCCTGGTCCTGATGGGTGAAGGCGAAGCGATGGGTCCCGACGGCGAGCTGTACGGAGCCAAGGGCGGCCGTCCGGTTGCTGAACTCCTCGCCGCGCACGGGATTGAACCGGTCACCCTGGCCGAGAAGGAAGGCCTGGCCCTGGTCAACGGCACCGAAGGTATGTTGGGCATGCTGCTGATGGCCATCGCGGACCTCCGGCAATTGCTCACGACGGCGGACATTACGGCAGCACTCAGTGTCGAGGCGTTGCTGGGCACGGACCAGGTGTTCCTGCCCGAGCTGCACGCCGCGCTGCGGCCGCATCCGGGCCAGGCCGCCGCCGCGGACAACATGCTCCGGGTGCTGTCCGATTCCCCGATCGTGGCCTCGCACCGGATCAACGACACCAAGGTCCAGGACGCATACTCGCTGCGCTGCGCACCCCAGGTGGCCGGCGCCGCCCGCGACACCGTGGACCACGCCGCACTTGTCGCCTCCCGTGAACTGGCCGCGGCGATCGACAACCCGGTGGTGCTGCCCGACGGCCGGGTCAGCTCCAACGGCAACTTCCATGGCGCCCCGGTGGCCTACGTACTGGACTTCCTGGCCATCGTCGTCGCGGACCTGAGTTCGATCGCCGAGCGCCGCACGGACCGGATGCTGGATCCGGCCCGCTCGCACGGGCTGCCTGCTTTCCTGGCCGCTGACCCCGGCGTTGATTCCGGCCTGATGATCGCCCAGTACACCCAGGCCGGGCTGGTCTCGGACAACAAACGGCTGGCCGTACCGGCGTCGGTGGACTCGATCCCGAGCTCCGCGATGCAGGAGGACCACGTGTCGATGGGCTGGCACGCGGCCCGCAAGCTCCGCCGTGCGGTGGAGAACCTGCGCCGGGTGCTGGCGATCGAGCTGGTGACGTCAACGCGGGCGCTGGACATCCGCAGCCAGCTCTCCGGCGGCCAGCTGAGTCCCGGCCCCGCGGCGGCGGCCGTGATCGCGGCCGTGCGCGACGTGGTCGACGGCCCGGGTACGGACCGTTTCCTCTCGCCGGAACTGGAGGCGGCAGATCACCTTGTTGCCTCGGGCAAGGTCCGGGCGGCCGCCGAATCCGCGGTGGGGAATCTTGCCTGAAAGCAAACAAAGTGCAGGACGGGTGACATTTTCCGGCGCCCCCGAAATAGACGGCAACACGGCGGGCGGGGGCCCGGGAAGTGTAGTACAAAGGGGAAATCACAACAATGAAGTTGTGAGCACGAACCAACACAAAGGGGTAGACGTTCATGAAAGCACGCGGGACGGTTATGACCAGGCGCCTGGCATCGGCCAGTACGGTTTCCGATTGGCGGAGCCTGCAAGCCGGTGACCGGGTCGAAGTCATCAAAAACGCGCAGATTTTGGCGGCCGGTGAAATCGAGGAAGTCTCATTAAGCGGCAGTGTTTTCTGGCTGCTCGCGGCGGACCCGTCCGAGGCCCAGCTCTTCTTAAAATCCGACGGCGTTCAGGTCCGGCGTAGTTAGCCGCGTCTCGTGCTTGTCCGCGCAGAAAGCTGAGTGCCGGCGCCATTGCGCTGCGGGAGGACACGCTGGATAGGGGCAGACCCGGCGGCTAAGATAGGGGCACGAAGTCTTGGGGATAGCTTCCGGGACATTTTCGCCTTCCCGTCGTTCTCGGATCGACGGGACCATCGGTCCAGGAGTTGTTCCAGCGTGTTTTTGAAGACTTTCGGTTGGTCGTTTGCGATCACCAGCATTGCGTTGGTGGTCGCCTTTCTCTATGGCGGCCCCCAAGCCCTGATTCTCTGCCTCATTCTGGGTGTCCTGGAGATCAGCCTGAGCTTTGACAATGCAGTTGTCAACGCCCGCATCCTCGAGCGGATGAACCCGTTCTGGCAGAAAATGTTCCTCAGCGTGGGCATCATCATCGCAGTCTTTGGCATGCGGATCTTGTTCCCGCTCCTAATCGTGGGCGTCACCGCGCAACTGAACCCGGTGGAGGCTGTTAGCCTCGCGATGGAAAAGGGCGATCCCACGGTGCCCGGCACCTACGGTTACGTGCTGCACGAGGCGCACCCGCAGATCGCGGCTTTCGGCGGTATGTTCCTGCTGATGCTGTTCCTGGACTTCATCATGGCTCATCGTGAGATCAAGTGGATCAAGTTCCTGGAGATTCCGCTGGCCCGGCTGGGCAAGCTTGAAGGCGCGTCCCTTATTACCGGATTGGTTGCCCTGGCAATCGCCGGCGCGGCCTCGGGAGACAAGCAGGGAATTGTGCTGCTGTCCGGGCTGCTGGGCCTCATCACCTACTTCCTGGTGAACGGCCTCGGCAACTTGTTCGACGTCGACCAGGACGGCGATGTAGACGCGGACGACGCCAACGCCGTGGTCCATTCCGGGCCCACCGGTGCCGCCAAAGTGGCTGGCAAGGCCGCCTTTATGCTTTTCCTTTACCTGGAAGTCATTGACGCCTCGTTCTCCTTCGACGGAGTCATCGGCGCCTTCGCCATCACCTCGGATCCGATCATCATTGCCCTCGGACTCGGCTTCATCGGCGCGATGTTCGTCCGTTCCCTCACAGTCTTCCTGGTCCGGCAAGGCACCCTTGATGAGTTCGAATACCTCGACCACGGCGCGCACTGGGCCATTGGTGCGCTGGCGGTCATCCTGCTGGTCACCATCGTGGTCCCGATCAACGAAGTCGTCACCGGCCTGATCGGGGTGGTCTTCATCGGCGCCGCGTTCGCAGGCTCGATCCGGCGCAATCGGCGCGCCACCGCTGCCGGCGAGCACGGCAGCCTGCAACCAACTGACGCGGGCAGCTAGTCCACGCTTCAGGATCCACAACCACCACCAAGGAAAGCGAGTACGGCAATGGGTTTGAGTTTGAAAAAAGGCCAGTCACTGTCCCTGACGAAGCAGAACGGTGAATCCCTGACCAACGTCCGGTTGGGGCTCGGGTGGGATTCCGCGGTTCCGGCGAAGCGGGGCTTCTTCGGCGGCACCAAAACCGTCGAGATCGACCTGGACGCGTCGGCCCTTATGTTCGACGCCGCGGGCACTCACCTCGACACGGTGTTTTTCAACCAGCTCACCAGCAAGGACGGCGCCATCCGCCACACCGGTGACAACCTCACCGGCGCCGGCGAGGGCGACGATGAGACCCTGATGGTGAACCTGCCCGGGGTCTCCCCGGCGGTCGCG
This genomic window from Arthrobacter sp. EM1 contains:
- a CDS encoding fused MFS/spermidine synthase; protein product: MAKRGRAAGRSSTERTAGVVELPKGTRPDGPVEGVYYIDTGDCELIADQDNSNGWLLRINGVMSSHIDLADPLFLDFEYMRWISALVESRWARDSRPKLRALHLGGGACSLARYFHAAYPDARQVVVELDGKLAGYVRGWFDLPKAPLMRLRVGEARAVTESLTPQTRDLIIRDVFAGSLTPRPLTTREFNEYARGVLAPGGMYVVNSGDAPDLRNAREDAATIADAFKYTVIIADPAMLKGRRFGNMIMAGSDVPFDDDPGLARRLLGGGVPAHIWNDAKVRAFAAGASVRHDPPAADPPSQAAS
- a CDS encoding LysR family transcriptional regulator, yielding MNANPDDLLVLLAVSRSAKFTTAAQALGLNHTTVSRRIAALEKALGGRVLSRASGGWELTDLGAEAVQVAERVEAAIRTLEQPGRAPDPITGVVRMTATDGFSAYIAAPAVARLRRDHPGLSVEIITVTRRALQQRSGLDIEVVVGEPQVHRAAAARLGEYMLGMYASRGYLAEYGTPTTIEELTAHSLVYFVDSMLQVDDLDAPRRLVPTMRDGLSSTNVFVHVEATRAGAGIGFLPCFAADLHPDLVRLLPAQFAELLPYWMVLRPDSMRRPAVAAVVQALREQTTAHHESLMGRGRMSPAAP
- a CDS encoding 3-hydroxybutyrate dehydrogenase, with the translated sequence MESSLNGRKALVTGGAGGIGAASVRALAARGAKVVIADLDEAGAAALADEVGGTSWAVNLLDVEALETVSLDCDILVNNAGIQRISPIEDFDPADFRRIITLMLEAPFLLIRAALPHMYANNFGRIINLSSVHGLRASPFKSAYVSAKHGLEGLSKVTALEGGQHGVTSNCINPGYVRTPLVESQIADQAKVHGIPESEVLANIMLTEAAIKRLVEPEEVASLVAWLSSDGAGMVTGASYTMDGGWSAR
- a CDS encoding IS110 family transposase, with amino-acid sequence MNKRTYVGLDVHARSVKGCAIDRETGEILRQSLAANDAGIAEWVSGLPEPVLVVYEAGPTGFGLARLLVSAGVECLVAAPSKLQRPSGDRVKTDARDAEHLARLALLGQITPVRVPGRADEAARDLVRAREDVRTDLMRARHRISKLLLRHGLVYSGGHAWTDAHHTWLHRQRFDDPSLQAAYEASLEAAELTLDRRNRLDAKITALAATDRYAPVVRALMCLRGISVLTAFGLAVEIGDWTRFTGSTIGAYLGLVPSEHSSGASRSQGGITKTGNTHARRLLVEAAWHHRRPYANASRDMRARWDAADEASRVRGHQGNHRLHRKWDQFEARHKRRVIANVAVARELAGWCWSLAAAVQQEQPWTDE
- a CDS encoding IS481 family transposase, which codes for MVHRNARLTPAGRSILVQRVLQGRPVAHVAKEMGVSRTCAHRWFRRYLEHGSDGMEDRSSRPRSCPHATPAAKIDEVLEARVKHREGPVELGERCQVPARTVSRIIARAGLPRLWELDPISGERIRAGRATDHRYERDTAGELLHIDVKKLGKIPDGGGWRVHGRSEAVRGRGLGYDYVHVAVDDHSRLAYVEVLPDEKGPTCAAFLANAAAFMAANGAPVQEVMTDNALAYIRSAAFAKVMADLGAKHRRTKPRSPWQNGKAERFNRTLQEGWAYKDAFDSSNHRTQALTGWLDFYNHRRNHAALGGRPPISRCNQPAG
- a CDS encoding helix-turn-helix domain-containing protein, which gives rise to MSAANVSSHFLTIAEVAAAMRVSKMTVYRLVKSHAIAAVRVGRSFRVPEDAVNDYIRRSTEPATPRPDSDTGEDPSAAH
- a CDS encoding IclR family transcriptional regulator; this translates as MPAPTSTTTASAAPASDTTSKSVSKVPAAENTLRILKLLASRRGPMAASNIATALGLPRSSVYHLLGVMEANGFVMHLHEEQRYGLGISAFELSSAYSRQEPLSRLGRPMLASLVDVIGESAHLAVLHGRDVLYIVEERAKNRPSLVTDVGVRLPSHLTASGRAILAALPKSQVRALYPNAAAFSARHETESPIMKYSALSSHLDQVRQRGYATEHGEVTPDFGSIAAAVTDHVGWPTAAVAVTFLEDKLPADQWPALAARVRKVADELSVRIHGRPGPTSSQ
- a CDS encoding urocanate hydratase, producing the protein MAPADFTTGARPVKAARGTELTAKSWQTEAPLRMLMNNLDPEVAERPDDLVVYGGTGRAVRSWAAFDAITRTLETMEKDETLLVQSGKPVGVFRTNEWAPRVLLANSNLVGDWATWPEFRRLEAEGLMMYGQMTAGSWIYIGTQGILQGTFETFAAIARKLTGDEDGTLAGTLTLTGGCGGMGGAQPLAVTLNDGACLIVDVDESHLRRRAGRRYLDEVETDLDAAIAKVLKAKEERRGWSVGYVGNAAEVFPELLRRQRAGELTVDIVTDQTSAHDPLSYLPEGVTVEEWHREAAADPEGFTKKAQVSMARHVAAMVEFQDAGAEVFDYGNSIRDEARKGGYNRAFEFPGFVPAYIRPLFCEGLGPFRWVALSGDPEDIAVTDAAIKELFPENKHLHRWIDAAQERVEFEGLPARICWLGYGDRAKAGLLFNQLVKEGKVKAPIVIGRDHLDSGSVASPYRETEAMADGSDAIADWPLLNALLNTASGATWVSIHHGGGVGIGRSIHAGQVSVADGTDLAAQKLERLLTNDPGMGVIRHVDAGYDRAVEVAAERGVRIPMNEGTTK